DNA sequence from the Streptomyces canus genome:
CGGCGCGGTCCGGCGGGGAGACGTTGACCACCCGGTCGAAGCGGCCGGGCCGGGTCAGCGCCGGGTCCAGAATGTCGGCGCGGTTGGTCGCCGCGATGACGACGACGCCCTCGGACCCCGAGAAGCCGTCCATCTCGGTGAGGATCTGGTTCAGCGTCTGCTCGCGCTCGTCGTGACCGCCCACCGAGGCGCCGCCGCTGCGGACCCGCCCGATGGTGTCGATCTCGTCGATGAAGATGATCGACGGCGCCACCTTGCGGGCCTCGGCGAACAGCTCACGGACCCGGGACGCACCGACACCCACGATCATCTCGATGAACTCGGAGGCCGAGGCGGAGAAGAACGGCACCCCCGCCTCACCCGCCACCGCACGCGCCAGCAGGGTCTTGCCGGTGCCGGGCGAACCGGCGAGCAGCACACCGCGGGGCATCTTCGCGCCCATCCTGCGGTAGACGTCGGGGTGCTCCAGGAAGTCGACGACGTCGTCCAGCTCACCCTTGACCTCGTCGATGCCGGCCACGTCGGCGAAGGTGGTGCGCTGGGTGCCGGGCCGCAGGCCCACCGGCTTGGGCGGCGCCTTGCGCCCGAGCATGCCGCCCACACCACCCATCCCGCCGCCCAGCCGCCGGGCGAAGAAGATCCACACGGCGACCAGCAGCACGATCGGGATCAGCGAGAGCAGCAGGTTGGGCAACAGACCGCGCTGCTGCACGACCGGTCGCGCGGTCACCGTGACGTCGTGGCTGCTCAGGTGCTGCCAGAGGGCGTCGTCGGCGAAGGCCGGGCGCTGGGTCCTGAACCTGGTGTAGTCGCCGCCGCCGTCGGGATCGTCCCGGGACTGCTTGAGCTGACCCTGGATCGCGTCGCCCTTGGAGTAGATCTTGTCGACGTTTCCCGCGTCGACCTGTCTGCTGAACTCCGTGTAGGAGATCGTCGGCTCGTCGCCCCCACCGAGGTAGTTCAGCCCGACGTACACCAGCAGGAAGACGATCACCGCGGTGACGGCCAGTCCCCACCAGCGGCCGCGCGGCCGCCTCCCGCCCGGGGGCCGTGGTCCGTCGTCCGGGGTGCCCTCGGTGCGCCAGGGCTGGTCGGGGGCCTTGCGCGCCGGAGCGGCATTGCTCATATCTGGACGTTACGGCAGACCTCGGGCCTCGGCACGCGCTGAGGGCGCCCTCCGGCAGGGAGGACGCCCTCGAAGTCGTACAGGACTCAGCCCATGAACTTCTTGAACTCGTCCGGCAGCTCGAAGTCCTGCGGGGCCTGCTGGCCGGGCACACCGAAGGCGCTGCCCCCCTGGGCGGCCTTCCGCGCGGCCTCCTCCTGCTCCTGCTGCTTGCGCTTCATCGGGTTGCCGGAGCGCTGCTTGCCCTTGGCCTTCTTCGGCTGCTTCTTGGCACGGCCGGGGCCGCCGCCCATGCCCGGGATGCCCGGCATGCCCGGCATCCCGCCGCCCTGGGCCATGCGCGACATCATCTTGCGGGCCTCGAAGAACCGCTCGACGAGGTTCTTGACCGCGCTGACCTCGACGCCGGAGCCCTTGGCGATACGGGCGCGGCGCGAGCCGTTGATGATCGTGGCGTCAGCGCGCTCGGCCGGGGTCATCGACTTGATGATGGCGGCCGTGCGGTCGACGTCCCGCTCGTCGATGTTGTTGATCTGGTCCTTGATCTGACCCATGCCGGGCATCATGCCGAGCAGCTTGCTGATGCTGCCCATCTTCCTGACCTGCTCCATCTGGGCCAGGAAGTCGTCCAGGGTGAAGTCCTGGCCCTTCTTGGACGCCAGCTTGGAGGCCATCTTCTCGGCCTCTTCCTGGCTGAACGTCTTCTCCGCCTGCTCGATCAGGGTGAGCAGGTCACCCATGTCGAGGATGCGGGAGGCCATCCGGTCCGGGTGGAAGGCGTCGAAGTCCTCGAGCTTCTCGCCGCTCGACGCGAACATGATCGGCTTGCCGGTGACCTGGCGGATCGACAGGGCCGCACCACCGCGGGCGTCACCGTCGAGCTTGGAGAGCACCACGCCGTCGAAGCCGACGCCGTCGCGGAAGGACTCGGCGGTGTTGACCGCGTCCTGACCGATCATCGCGTCGACGACGAAGAGGATCTCGTCGGGCGAGACGGCGTCACGGATGTCCGCGGCCTGCTGCATCAGCTCCTGGTCGATACCCAGGCGGCCGGCGGTGTCCACGATCACGATGTCGTGGACCTTGGACTTCGCGAACTCGATGGAGTCCTTGGCGACCTTGACCGGGTCACCGACGCCGTTGCCCGGCTCGGGCGCGTAGACCGCGACACCGGCACGCTCGGCGACGACGCTGAGCTGGTTGACGGCGTTGGGACGCTGGAGGTCGGCGGCGACGAGCAGCGGCGAGTGGCCCTGCTCCTTCAGCCAGTGGCCGAGCTTGCCCGCGAGGGTGGTCTTACCGGCACCCTGGAGACCCGCCAGCATGATCACGGTGGGCGGGTTCTTGGCGAACCGCAGCCGCCGGGTCTCGCCGCCGAGGATCGTGACGAGCTCCTCGTTCACGATCTTCAGGACCTGCTGCGCGGGGTTCAGCGCCCGCGAGACATCGGCACCGAGGGCACGCTCCTTGACGTTCTTGATGAACGTCCGGACGACGGGGAGGGCCACGTCCGCTTCCAGGAGGGCGATCCGGATCTCGCGCGCGGTGGCGTCGATGTCCGCCTCGGAGAGCCGTCCCTTGCCGCGCAGGTTCTTGAAAGTCGCTGAGAGGCGATCGGAAAGAGTATCGAACACGGCGCTCGCGGTCCTCGGGGTCGGTGGCAGCTGGGAATCGCCCTCCAGGGTATCCCGGCGACACACGTAGCCGGGATCCCCCGGTCAGCCCCGCAAGGTCTCCTCCAGCTTCCGGGCCACGGAAGCCGCTTCGCCGGCCCCGAGCGGGGCGCCCTTGCCGTCGGTGACGTAGAAGGCGTCCACCGCGTTGGCGCCCAGTGTCGACACGTGGGCGCTGCGCATCCGCACCCCGGCGTCCTCCAGCGCTTGCCCGATGCGGAACAGCAGTCCCGGGGCGTCCTGGGCCCGCACCTCGATCACCGTCGCATGCCGGGAGGCCGCCGAAGCGACCGTCACGCGTGCGGCGGGCGCGATGACACCCCGGCGCCTCGGATACGCGGCGTCGCGCTCGGCCAGCCGCCCGGCGACGTCCAGCGAGCCGTCCAGGGCCCGTACGAGATCGGCGCGCAGCCGGGCGGCCTGGGGCAGCGAGCCGTACTGGGCCGCGACCCGCCAGTTCAGCAGGAGCACGGAGCCCTCGACACCGTCGGGCAGGTCCAGGGCCCGCAGCTCCGCCGTGCGGACGGTCAGCCGGTGCACGGCCAGCACTCCGGCGACAGCGGGCAGTACGCGCGGCTGGTCCGGTACGGCGATGAGGAGCTCCACGCCGAGCGGCTCGGGGTCCCCGGCGGGCTGGCCCTCCGTGAGCGCCGGCGGCTCGGTCTGCGCGCGCAGGGACAGCACCGGGCTGCCGGTCGCCACCGCCTCGATGGCGAGCCGCTCCTGCTCGGCGGTGGGCGCGGCGGCCTCCGGCTCGTCGAGGTCGTCCCCGGCGAGCACGGCGGCCACCCTCTTGACCAGGTCGGCGACGAGCGAGCCCCGCCAGGACGACCAGGCGGCGGGCCCGGTGGCCAGGGCGTCCGCCTCGGTCAGCGCGTGCAGCAGCTCCAGCGTGCCCTGTGATCCGACCGCATCGGCGACCGAACGCACGGTGGCCGGGTCCTCCAGGTCACGCCGGGTGGCGGTGTCCACGAGCAGCAGGTGATGCCGTACGAGCGTCGCGAGTACGGCGACGTCGTCGCGGTCGAATCCGATGCGCGCGGCAACGTCCTTCGCGATGATCTCGCCGGCCACCGAGTGGTCGCCGGGCCAGCCCTTGCCGATGTCGTGCAGCAGCGCGGCGACGAGCAGCAGGTCGGGGCGGTGGACGCGCCGGGTGAACTCGGAGGCGCGGACGGCCGTCTCGATGAGGTGCCGGTCGACGGTCCAGATGTGTACGGCGTTGCGCTGGGGACGGCACCGCACCCGCTCCCAGTCGGGCAGCATTTGGGTGATCAGCCCCTCGGCCTCCAGCGCCTCCCAGACGTCGATGGTGGGCTGGCCCGAGCCGAGCAGGGTCACGAGCTGCTCGCGCGCCTCGGCGGGCCACGGCGTGGGCAGCGGGCGCACTCCGGCCGCCATGCGCCGTACGGCGTGCAGGGAGAGCGGGAGTCCGGCCTGTGCGGCGGCGGCCGCGGCGCGCAGCGGGAGCACGGGATCGCGATCGGGGCGCGCGGCGCGGGCGAGCACCACCTCGCCGTCCTGCTCGACGACCCCCTCCGCCAGCGGCGACCTCTCGGCCACCGGCTTGCCACCGCCGAGCATGGCGCGCAGCCGCGGCCGTACGGCACGTGACCTGAGGACGCGTCCCACCTCGCGCCAGGTGACGTCACTGGCGTACGAGATGACCCGCGCGGCTTCGTAGACCTGCCGCAGCAGGGTGTCGGCGTCGAGCAGGCCGAGCTCGGCGGCGACCTGGTCCTGTTCCTGGAGCGCGAGCCGGTCGGTAGCGCGGCCCGTCGTCAGATGCAGGGCGTCCCGGACGTCGAGCAGTCGGCGCCGGGCGTCGTCGAGGCCCTCGCGCGGGGCGTCGGCCAGCCAGGAGGCGGCGACGGCACGCAGGGCGGTGGCGTCCCTCAGGCCGCCCCGGGCCTCTTTGAGATCGGGTTCGAGCAGGTACTGCAGTTCGCCCTGGCGCTCGGCGCGCTCGGCGCACAGTTCCTGGAGCTCGGGAAGGCGCTTGGGGGCCTGGTTGCGCCAGTCGGCGAGGACCGCCGTCCGCAGGCCCGCCGTCAGTCCCAGGTCGCCGGCGATGTGGCGGGCGTCCAGGAGGCCGAGTTGGACTTTCAAGTCCTCCCCGGCCGTCTTGCGGGCCTCCGCAGGCGTGCGCACGGAGTGGTCGAGGGCGAGACCGAGGTCCCACACGGGGTACCAGATGCGGTCGGCCAGCGCGGCGACCGCGGCCGAGTCGCTGCCGTCATGCAGCAGGACCAGGTCCAGGTCGCTGCGCGGGGACAGCTCGCCGCGGCCGTAGCCACCGACGGCGATCAGGGAGACCCCGCGCAGCGCCTCGGCGCCCGCGGTGAACAGCCCCGAGAGCCAGTCGTCCGTCAGCTCGGCGAGGGCCGAACGGCGCGGCGGCCCGGACCGCGCCCCCTCCTGGAGGAGGCGCAGCCGGGCCGCCGCGTAGCCGCTGGGTCCCGAGTCCTCTACGTCCTTGTGCACGTCCGTGCTCGTCACCCAGCAGCTCCAGTTCTGTTCTTCGGTCAGAGCGCGTCCGGGCCGCGCTCGCCCGTCCGGACCCGTACGGCCGTCTCGACCGGCAGGGACCAGACCTTGCCGTCACCGATCTTGCCGGTACGGGCCGCCTTGACGATGACGTCGATCAGCTGCTCGGCGTCGTCGTCCTCGGCGAGGACCTC
Encoded proteins:
- the ftsH gene encoding ATP-dependent zinc metalloprotease FtsH, with product MSNAAPARKAPDQPWRTEGTPDDGPRPPGGRRPRGRWWGLAVTAVIVFLLVYVGLNYLGGGDEPTISYTEFSRQVDAGNVDKIYSKGDAIQGQLKQSRDDPDGGGDYTRFRTQRPAFADDALWQHLSSHDVTVTARPVVQQRGLLPNLLLSLIPIVLLVAVWIFFARRLGGGMGGVGGMLGRKAPPKPVGLRPGTQRTTFADVAGIDEVKGELDDVVDFLEHPDVYRRMGAKMPRGVLLAGSPGTGKTLLARAVAGEAGVPFFSASASEFIEMIVGVGASRVRELFAEARKVAPSIIFIDEIDTIGRVRSGGASVGGHDEREQTLNQILTEMDGFSGSEGVVVIAATNRADILDPALTRPGRFDRVVNVSPPDRAGREAILAIHTREIPLAPEVDLARVARTTPGMTGADLANLANEAALLAVKRKQDQVTQSDLSEALEKVQLGAERTLVMPEEDRRRTAYHESGHALLGMLQPGADPVRKVTIVPRGRALGVTMSTPEVERYALSEEYLRGRIIGALGGMAAEQVVYGVVTTGAENDLEQVTNIARGMVARWGMSERVGRLSALPSDAQQAYGLAAAPQTLDVIDGEMRRIVDECYDEALHKLTEHRGQLNALAEALLASETLEETDAYRIAGVTRLKKDTEA
- the ffh gene encoding signal recognition particle protein, whose product is MFDTLSDRLSATFKNLRGKGRLSEADIDATAREIRIALLEADVALPVVRTFIKNVKERALGADVSRALNPAQQVLKIVNEELVTILGGETRRLRFAKNPPTVIMLAGLQGAGKTTLAGKLGHWLKEQGHSPLLVAADLQRPNAVNQLSVVAERAGVAVYAPEPGNGVGDPVKVAKDSIEFAKSKVHDIVIVDTAGRLGIDQELMQQAADIRDAVSPDEILFVVDAMIGQDAVNTAESFRDGVGFDGVVLSKLDGDARGGAALSIRQVTGKPIMFASSGEKLEDFDAFHPDRMASRILDMGDLLTLIEQAEKTFSQEEAEKMASKLASKKGQDFTLDDFLAQMEQVRKMGSISKLLGMMPGMGQIKDQINNIDERDVDRTAAIIKSMTPAERADATIINGSRRARIAKGSGVEVSAVKNLVERFFEARKMMSRMAQGGGMPGMPGIPGMGGGPGRAKKQPKKAKGKQRSGNPMKRKQQEQEEAARKAAQGGSAFGVPGQQAPQDFELPDEFKKFMG
- a CDS encoding [protein-PII] uridylyltransferase, whose translation is MTSTDVHKDVEDSGPSGYAAARLRLLQEGARSGPPRRSALAELTDDWLSGLFTAGAEALRGVSLIAVGGYGRGELSPRSDLDLVLLHDGSDSAAVAALADRIWYPVWDLGLALDHSVRTPAEARKTAGEDLKVQLGLLDARHIAGDLGLTAGLRTAVLADWRNQAPKRLPELQELCAERAERQGELQYLLEPDLKEARGGLRDATALRAVAASWLADAPREGLDDARRRLLDVRDALHLTTGRATDRLALQEQDQVAAELGLLDADTLLRQVYEAARVISYASDVTWREVGRVLRSRAVRPRLRAMLGGGKPVAERSPLAEGVVEQDGEVVLARAARPDRDPVLPLRAAAAAAQAGLPLSLHAVRRMAAGVRPLPTPWPAEAREQLVTLLGSGQPTIDVWEALEAEGLITQMLPDWERVRCRPQRNAVHIWTVDRHLIETAVRASEFTRRVHRPDLLLVAALLHDIGKGWPGDHSVAGEIIAKDVAARIGFDRDDVAVLATLVRHHLLLVDTATRRDLEDPATVRSVADAVGSQGTLELLHALTEADALATGPAAWSSWRGSLVADLVKRVAAVLAGDDLDEPEAAAPTAEQERLAIEAVATGSPVLSLRAQTEPPALTEGQPAGDPEPLGVELLIAVPDQPRVLPAVAGVLAVHRLTVRTAELRALDLPDGVEGSVLLLNWRVAAQYGSLPQAARLRADLVRALDGSLDVAGRLAERDAAYPRRRGVIAPAARVTVASAASRHATVIEVRAQDAPGLLFRIGQALEDAGVRMRSAHVSTLGANAVDAFYVTDGKGAPLGAGEAASVARKLEETLRG